The proteins below come from a single Anderseniella sp. Alg231-50 genomic window:
- a CDS encoding DUF2493 domain-containing protein — MKVLVCGGRDYADARFLFDHLDRVHRQIGIAEIIHVAARGADTLVGNLEVQERLPYANFLQIGKHMDELRGPSETSRC, encoded by the coding sequence ATGAAGGTACTCGTTTGTGGTGGCCGAGATTACGCGGATGCGCGGTTTCTTTTCGACCACTTGGATCGCGTGCATCGTCAAATTGGCATTGCCGAAATCATACATGTAGCCGCGCGAGGTGCCGACACTCTTGTTGGTAATTTGGAAGTGCAAGAAAGATTGCCGTACGCAAATTTCCTGCAGATTGGGAAACACATGGACGAGCTGCGGGGTCCATCAGAAACAAGCAGATGCTAG
- a CDS encoding glycosyltransferase, with protein sequence MPRAIQQSGQVELPRTHKPVRVAVMRIVIVVCTHNQPDNMVATLASVGRLTVTSSVACSFTVVNNAAANMCSSELEAHVKTLPTSVLHEPTPGLSIARNTGVSQIDADYVIFTDDDVTVPADWLARYAAAFRRYPDAVFFGSDVVPVFADADASWARALSRSAGSCFARFRVGARDRKIDTQTNPRFYPFGANMAFRLDMLRQFRFDESLGRQPDGLVLSGEETKLIGEMVAAGHRGYLIADNPVNHCIAPSRQTLEYVRRYYYGQGWLQASIAVRTQGWTMKADRVLSPVVAYLFRQAQTVAGNLPGKNLRIWIERQHGHFSGRTAVFRDLPRT encoded by the coding sequence CAGGGTAGCGGTAATGCGAATTGTCATAGTCGTTTGTACCCACAATCAGCCTGACAATATGGTTGCAACTCTGGCGTCAGTGGGGCGCCTCACCGTGACATCATCAGTAGCTTGTAGTTTTACTGTCGTAAACAATGCTGCCGCAAACATGTGTTCAAGCGAACTTGAAGCGCATGTCAAAACACTGCCGACCAGCGTGCTGCATGAACCGACACCAGGCCTCTCGATCGCCCGCAACACAGGCGTCTCTCAAATTGACGCCGACTACGTGATCTTCACCGACGACGACGTGACGGTTCCGGCGGACTGGCTTGCCAGATACGCAGCGGCGTTCCGGCGTTATCCGGACGCCGTGTTTTTCGGGTCTGATGTTGTGCCCGTGTTTGCTGATGCGGATGCATCATGGGCCCGGGCGCTGTCCAGGTCGGCCGGAAGCTGCTTCGCCCGCTTCAGGGTCGGTGCGCGGGACCGGAAGATAGACACGCAGACCAATCCCAGGTTCTACCCGTTCGGCGCCAACATGGCATTCCGGCTTGATATGCTCAGGCAGTTCCGGTTTGACGAAAGCCTGGGCCGCCAGCCCGACGGCCTGGTGCTCAGTGGCGAGGAAACCAAGCTGATCGGTGAAATGGTTGCTGCCGGACACCGTGGCTACCTGATAGCGGACAACCCGGTCAACCACTGCATCGCGCCGTCCAGGCAGACCCTGGAGTATGTAAGGCGGTACTATTATGGCCAGGGCTGGCTGCAGGCTTCGATTGCCGTGAGGACACAGGGCTGGACCATGAAGGCCGACCGGGTGTTGTCACCGGTAGTTGCGTACCTGTTCCGGCAGGCCCAGACTGTCGCCGGCAACCTGCCCGGCAAGAACCTGCGCATATGGATTGAGCGCCAGCACGGCCATTTCAGCGGCCGGACCGCGGTGTTTCGCGATCTGCCGCGAACCTAG